Below is a genomic region from Blochmannia endosymbiont of Camponotus modoc.
TTAATAAAATTGATAACATCCCACATCATATACATACCACGATGTGGGATTATTGTTCTTTTGGTATAAAAAATATTATCTTTATTTCAGCGATTCATGGGCATGGAATTGATAATTTATTAGAAAATATATCTTCATTAATTTCAAAAAATATATTTTTTTACAAAAATAAAATACCTGAAAGTAATATAAATAACACTATTTATCAAAACCACATCATTAATCCGTCATTTAATAAAGTAGATTCTGCTATCGCAATAGCTGTTGTAGGACGTCCTAATTCCGGTAAATCTACTTTTGTCAATCATATTTTAGGAGAAACTCGTATGATTGCTTGTAACACACCAGGAACTACTCGAAATTGCGTTCATACGCCTACAATATATGACAAACAAAAATACATATTGATTGATACAGCAGGCGTACAAAAAAGCAAAAGAATAGATAATGTAGCGGAGCAAATTTCTATTCTAAAAACATTTCAAATTATTAAGACCGCGCACATCCTATTATTCATAGGAGATGCAAATATTGGGATATCTGACCAAGATTTACATTTGTTACGATTTATCCTAAATAATGGTAAAACATTAATAATCGTTATTAACAAATGGGATTTGATATCTCCAGATTTGCGTGATACAATTAAAAAAAATTTATACGAAAAAATTAATTTTATTAGTTTTGCTCAAATACATTTTATTTCGGCATTGTACGGAAACGGAATTAAAACATTATTTCAAACAATCAAAGCAACAAACTTGCGGGCTCGTTATACAAAAACCATCAATACCGCACATTTAATTCGAACATTGCACGCTGCAATCGCTAAATGTCCACCTCCATTTTTACAAGGTAAAAGAATTAAACCCAAATATATTCATGTCGGACAACATGAACCATTGACTCTGATTATTCATGGCACTCACGTCAGCAAATTACCTGATGATTATAAACGATATCTAAAAAAACATTTTTATCGTATGTTAAACATCACAGGTATTTTATTACACATTCAATTTAA
It encodes:
- the der gene encoding ribosome biogenesis GTPase Der: MLPIITLIGQKNVGKSTLFNKLTHTHDALISTYPGLTRDRQYGYFQCKQFKSILIDTGGIDKFCSTKTKNIQSYVTYQTTLAMQEADILLFVMDRHSVGTSINYDIFNFLKKIKKNIFVVINKIDNIPHHIHTTMWDYCSFGIKNIIFISAIHGHGIDNLLENISSLISKNIFFYKNKIPESNINNTIYQNHIINPSFNKVDSAIAIAVVGRPNSGKSTFVNHILGETRMIACNTPGTTRNCVHTPTIYDKQKYILIDTAGVQKSKRIDNVAEQISILKTFQIIKTAHILLFIGDANIGISDQDLHLLRFILNNGKTLIIVINKWDLISPDLRDTIKKNLYEKINFISFAQIHFISALYGNGIKTLFQTIKATNLRARYTKTINTAHLIRTLHAAIAKCPPPFLQGKRIKPKYIHVGQHEPLTLIIHGTHVSKLPDDYKRYLKKHFYRMLNITGILLHIQFKDNINPFINK